The Corvus moneduloides isolate bCorMon1 chromosome 5, bCorMon1.pri, whole genome shotgun sequence genome includes a region encoding these proteins:
- the EXOSC9 gene encoding exosome complex component RRP45: protein MKATPLSNCERRFLLRAIQEKKRLDGRQCYDYRNIRVSFGADRGCCIVELGRTRVLAQVSCELVAPKPNRPTEGVLFFNLELSPMAAPGLEPGRQSELLVSLNRLLERCFRDSKCIDTESLCVVAGEKVWQVRLDMHLLNHDGNITDAASIAGIVALCHFRRPDVSVQGEEVTVYTPEERDPVPLSIHHMPICVSFAFFHQGTYLLVDPTEREERVMDGLLVIAMNKHHEICTIQSSGVVMLVQDQILRCSKITAVKVAEITELIQKALENDQKARKEGGKFGFAESIPNQRITAFKMESAAVDTNDVEEQAGEIIAKADPPAEVFANPVLHTPGTAQIGQGIESSWGDLEESEKEEAAEEEGDSEAAAFECEKVETEDTSTRRETKNDEPIVLSDSEEEEVVILEPQELPRKTRTQTSSKQENSSKKAFNKRRRKKRTSR from the exons ATGAAGGCGACGCCGCTCTCCAACTGCGAGCGGCGCTTCCTCCTGCGCGCCATCCAGGAGAAGAAG CGCCTGGACGGGAGGCAATGCTACGACTATCGGAACATCCGCGTCTCCTTCGGCGCCGACCGCGGCTGCTGCATCGTGGAGCTGGGCAGGACCAG GGTTCTTGCACAGGTCTCCTGTGAACTCGTTGCCCCCAAGCCCAATCGGCCCACGGAAGGTGTGCTCTTCTTTAATCTGGAGCTCTCACCCATGGCTGCACCTGGGCTGGAGCCTGGCAG ACAATCGGAGTTATTGGTGTCACTGAACAGACTATTGGAGCGATGCTTCAGAGATTCCAAATGCATTGACACTGAATCTCTCTGCGTTGTTGCTGGTGAAAAG GTTTGGCAAGTTCGGCTGGACATGCACCTGTTAAACCATGATGGCAACATCACTGATGCTGCCAGCATAGCAGGGATTGTAGCTCTGTGTCATTTTCGCAGACCAGATGTGTCTGTGCAAGGAGAGGAAGTAACTGTG TACACTCCTGAGGAACGTGATCCTGTCCCCTTGAGTATCCACCACATGCCCATTTGTGTCAGTTTTGCCTTCTTCCATCAAGG GACCTATTTATTGGTGGATCCAACTGAACGTGAGGAGCGGGTGATGGATGGGCTCCTTGTAATTGCCATGAATAAACACCATGAAATTTGTACCATCCAGTCCAGTGGAGTGGTTATGCTGGTGCAGGATCAG ATTCTGAGATGCAGTAAAATAACAGCTGTTAAGGTCGCAGAAATAACAGAACTGATTCAGAAAGCCTTGGAAAATGACCAAAAAGCCAG GAAAGAAGGCGGGAAGTTCGGCTTCGCAGAATCGATACCCAACCAAAGGATCACTGCCTTCAAAATGGAGAGTGCTGCTGTGGACACCAATGACGTGGAAGAGCAAGCTGGAGAAATCATCGCTAAAGCTGACCCTCCTGCTGAAGT TTTTGCCAATCCAGTATTGCACACTCCTGGGACAGCCCAAATTGGGCAAGGAATAGAGAGCTCCTGGGGGGACCTTGAAGAATctgagaaggaagaagcagcagaagaggaaggtGACAGTGAGGCAGCTGCTTTTGAATGTGAGAAAGTGGAAACTGAGGATACAAGTACAAGGAGGGAAACTAAGAATG ATGAACCCATTGTACTGTCTGACAGCGAGGAGGAAGAAGTTGTCATTCTGGAACCACAGGAGCTACCAAGGAAGACAAG AACACAGACCAGCTCCAAACAAGAAAATTCAAGTAAGAAAGCATTTaacaaaaggagaagaaagaagagaacaTCTCGTTAA